ATTCACACTGACGGGTGTTGTCGAGGTCGGAATAGATGCGGCGCCGGCTGCAGTGTTGTTATTCGTGTTTTCAAAGGCAGCCACTCCAGAAAATCTTCGCAGCCATCGGGAAGCCGGGGTACAGCCGGGCTGGTTGATCACTGGACAATAGGGGAACTGTTGCGCGCCAAGCAACAATCTGGAAACCCCAAGCAAATTGGCCCGCAAGGTAGTGGTGTTTCCGGTGGTGTTCTGGAGGATGTTGCCGTACTCCACGCCTACTCCAATAAGTGCTGGGGCCGCAACATGTGAGACCACATTGGTGATGCCGGAGGCGCCCGACGGGCTTCCCGCCTGCTTGTTCATTAACAGCTTTTCAGTGTCCGCAAGCAGGTTTTCAGCCAGTTGTTTGCTGATCGCATCATTCTTGATTGCGGCATACTGGACGAACCTCATGGACAAACGCGCCGGCAAAATGCGTTTTACCTGCATGTCCGTGCGGCTAGCCGCAGCGGCCTGGACGACGTCGTTGTAGTCGCCTTGGTTGCGGATGTATTGGTCAATTGCCTGCTGGGCAAAGCACGAGGTTGTTGCAGCCAACAAGCTCAGGAACTGAATCGCACGTTTGGTCATGAATTTCTCTCCTAAACGCCTTTTACTGTGTATCCCACCGCGGGGTTTTCTGGGTCAAAATGGAAGGTATCGAGCACTTGCGTGTTGCCGCCACAGTCCTCGCATAGTTGGAGCAGAGCGCCCGCCAAGGACGCTTCCGCCAGCACCACCATCCGAATGAAGCCGGCCTTGATGGTGAACTTGAACGGAGGCGCTGAAATGGGCTTTCCTGCGTAGGTGAGCACGACAATATCCGCAGCAACACCAGCCGGTGCCTTCAGCGTAAGGGTCGACGTAGCGTCTACGGGTCCAACAAAGTCCGCATCAGGAGTGGGACTCAGTTTGAGATTGCAAGCCATCGTTAGTTGCTCCTTTCACTTCTTATGAAACAATAACGAGATTTGCCCCGAATTACCTGAGCGAATTTTTAGAATTGGTAGGTCTGAAGCCAGGAAACAAACGAAGCATTCTCCCCTGCTAACCCTCCTCGCTCTCCGCCGTCTCTTCATAGATCGCCCGCGAGCGTACACTGATCCTTTTGGAGGCTCCATGAACAACCTGATCCAGGACGTCCGCTACGCCTTGCGGACCATGCGCAAGTCGCCGGGATTTGCCGCCATCGCCATCCTAACTTTGGCGCTCGGGATCGGGGCCAACACCGCCATTTTCACCGCCGTCAACGCCGTGTTCTTTCATCCCATTCCGGTGGAAAAACCGGAGACCCTGGCTGAGGTCTTCACCAACGCAAATCTGGGCGTCAACGGTATAACCTATTTTCCCGTGTCCTTCCCCAACGGGCAGGACATTCAGCAACGCGCGCAGTCGTTTTCCGGCGTCACGCTCAGCACCGGCGCGGGCGTGAGCATGACCATCAACGGCGTGCCTGACCAATATTTCGCTCAACTGGTTTCCGGAAATTATTTTGACGTTCTGGGCGTGAAGCCCGCCCTGGGCCGGACGTTCCTGCCCGCGGAAGACGCCGAGCTTGGAGCCGGCCCGGTGATCGTGCTGAACCATGGTTTCTGGCAGCGCAAGTTTGCCGGCGACCGCAGCGTAATCGGCCAGAGCGTGCTGCTGAACGGGCAGGGCTTCACCATCATCGGCGTGGCCCCTGCGGGCTTTCAGGGGACCAATTCCATCGGCGGGCCGGACATGTGGATCCCCATGTCCATGCATGACCCTATCATCACCGGGCTGACCAAGGTGTTTTTCAATGAACGCCGCTTTCTCGGCTTCAACGTGGTGGCGCGCCTGAAGCCCGGCGCAACCGTGCAGCAGGCGGGCGCCGAGCTGAAGAACATTGCCTTGGACCTGGAGCGCGATTTTCCCCTGGCCAACAAGGGCCGAACGTTCGTCGCAATTCCGCTGCTGGAATCGGCGCTGAATCCCAATTTCAAAGGATTTTTCCAGGCCGCCGGCGCCATCCTGATGGGCGTGGTGGGCATTGTCCTGCTGATTGCCTGCTTCAACATCGCCAACCTGCTGCTGGCGCGGGCCTCAGGACGCAAGCGCGAGATGTCCATCCGCGCGGCCGTGGGCGCGTCGCGCAACCGCATCGTGGCGCAGTTGCTCACTGAAGCCCTGGTGCTGGCCGTCGCCGGAGGCGCGCTGGGACTGGGACTGGCGGTGGTCGGACGAAACTTGCTATGGAAGTTCCGTCCTTCGCAGTTGCCGGCTGGGGCGCTGGATTTGTCTTTGGACACACACGTTCTGCTCTTTACATTCTTCGTCGCGATTGGCACTGGAATCATCTTTGGGCTGGCGCCGGCCTTGCAGGCCTCGCGTCCTGATTTGGTTTCAGAATTGAAAGAGCGCGCGGGCGGAGAGTTGACCGGCGGCCGCCGCTTCAAGCTGCGCGACGTGCTGGTGGTGGTGCAAGTGGCCATTTGCATGATCGCGCTGGTGGGCGCCGGCCTGTTCCTGTTGAGCTTGCGCCATGCCCAGGAACTGGACCCCGGCTTTGATACGCGCAATCTTGCCATGCTCAGTTTTGACGCGGGCTCGCTGAACTATGACGCGGCGCGCGCCAAGGAACTTCAGCGTCGCGCGCTGGAGACGGTACAAAACGCTCCAGGCGTGAAGTCCGCCACGCTGGCCAACATTGTTCCGCTGTTCAACGGCGGCTTTGGCCGCACTACGTTTGTGGAAGGCGAAGACACCAACAACGGGCAGAACGGAAAATTCACCCAGATGGGCACGGTGGCCCAGGACTACCTGCCGACCATGGGCATTCCCATGGTCAAAGGGCGCGGGTTTGACAGTTCTGATCGCGAAGACAGCCCGCGCGTGGCCATCATCAATGAAACTGCGGCCAAGCAGTTCTGGCCGAACCAGGACCCCGTCGGCAAGCGCTTTAAGTATTTCAAAGACACCGGTTGGACGCAGGTCATCGGCGTGGTGCGCGACTCCAAATACAACTCGCTGGGAGAGCAGCCCCTGCCGTACATGTATCTGCCGCTAATACAAAACCCCAGCACCGCGGTGACACTGTTCTTCCGCACCAAGGGCGATCCCGGCTCGGTGCTCAGCACGGCGCGGGCGGAGGTGCAGGCCCTGGACCGCAACTTGCCTCTGACCAACGTCTGGCCGATTGGAGAAGTGATCTCGCAGGCGCTGTGGGCGGCGCGCTTTGAGGCCAGCTTGCTGGCGGTCTTCGCCGCCGTGGCCATGCTCCTGTGTGCCGTGGGGATCTACGGCGTAGTCGGATACTCCGTCCGGCAGCGCGTCCGCGAATTTGGCATCCGCCTGGCTCTGGGCGCTCAGCCGCAGCACGTGTTGATGATGGTGATTCGCCAGAGCGCACTGACCACGGCCATTGGTCTGGCAGTGGGACTTATTGTGGCTTTTGTGCTGGCTCGGATTTGGATGGCCGAGCTGGGCAACCTGCTTTACGGCGTGAAGGTGACCTCGCCCCTGACGTACGGCGCCACCGCCCTGGTGCTTGCCGCCGTCGGCCTGGTGGCCAGCTACATCCCCGCACAGCGCGCGGCCAAGGTGGACCCCATGGTCGCACTGCATTACGAGTAGCGCCCGGAGAGGTCCCCGCCGAAGCAGCTTCCAGGCGGATACTTTCGTCCGCTAGCTGCTCTCCGCGCGTTCTTTTCTTTTCCTGCGAACGGGGTATAAACCAAAAGTAACTTGTTTATCATCAACAAGTTTGCGAAAATCTTGTCCAAAGAAGCAAGGAGCCACAGCCGCTTCAGTCGGCTGCCCAAGATTGTTCGGAGAAGAATTTATTCGGAGAAGAATTTGGGTTCCTGCGGCGTTCCGTCGTGACCGCGCCGCTCCGCCACTTGAGATTGGTTGTTCCGTCAATTGCGAACCAGATGTCTCAAAAGTGAGAGTGTGCCTCGGTCTGGCCGGCCGAGCGGGTTGAGCACCCAAAAACCAGGAAAGTGAACGCAGGGGGGTCGTCACTGCTGCCTGATTGCCCGCTGCGGCATAATTGAATGACACCAAGCCTCCAAATCGACGGAAGGAGCTCGGACGCAACCATCTTGACCTCCCTGGACGCAGTCTCCCTGAACACGGGGCCATTCCTGCAGGTGCGCGGCCTGTGCGTGGACTACACCGCCGCCAGCGGCAGCATGGTGCACGCGCTGCGCGGCGTGGACGTGGCCATCGCCGAGCAGGAATGCGTGGGCGTGCTGGGCGAATCGGGTTCGGGAAAAAGTTCGCTGGCGCAAGCGTTGTTGCGCCTGCTTCCCGC
This region of Terriglobia bacterium genomic DNA includes:
- a CDS encoding ABC transporter permease → MNNLIQDVRYALRTMRKSPGFAAIAILTLALGIGANTAIFTAVNAVFFHPIPVEKPETLAEVFTNANLGVNGITYFPVSFPNGQDIQQRAQSFSGVTLSTGAGVSMTINGVPDQYFAQLVSGNYFDVLGVKPALGRTFLPAEDAELGAGPVIVLNHGFWQRKFAGDRSVIGQSVLLNGQGFTIIGVAPAGFQGTNSIGGPDMWIPMSMHDPIITGLTKVFFNERRFLGFNVVARLKPGATVQQAGAELKNIALDLERDFPLANKGRTFVAIPLLESALNPNFKGFFQAAGAILMGVVGIVLLIACFNIANLLLARASGRKREMSIRAAVGASRNRIVAQLLTEALVLAVAGGALGLGLAVVGRNLLWKFRPSQLPAGALDLSLDTHVLLFTFFVAIGTGIIFGLAPALQASRPDLVSELKERAGGELTGGRRFKLRDVLVVVQVAICMIALVGAGLFLLSLRHAQELDPGFDTRNLAMLSFDAGSLNYDAARAKELQRRALETVQNAPGVKSATLANIVPLFNGGFGRTTFVEGEDTNNGQNGKFTQMGTVAQDYLPTMGIPMVKGRGFDSSDREDSPRVAIINETAAKQFWPNQDPVGKRFKYFKDTGWTQVIGVVRDSKYNSLGEQPLPYMYLPLIQNPSTAVTLFFRTKGDPGSVLSTARAEVQALDRNLPLTNVWPIGEVISQALWAARFEASLLAVFAAVAMLLCAVGIYGVVGYSVRQRVREFGIRLALGAQPQHVLMMVIRQSALTTAIGLAVGLIVAFVLARIWMAELGNLLYGVKVTSPLTYGATALVLAAVGLVASYIPAQRAAKVDPMVALHYE